A portion of the Actomonas aquatica genome contains these proteins:
- a CDS encoding Sip1-related alpha-galactosidase has protein sequence MSCPSPSPSTHPRAHPAAPTDVLRRMLPGLDVSDWKLHPDACGTGVFLAPAVTPPHPAAAATATFALGPVAGLRRFTASFRCSPFWVRPTVGLDIAEVPPGTMWLLAETTADTYVLFVPLLGDHCAFTLQGDADGLSLHAETGDPAVPVAAEVGLFVASGPDPFALLHRAAEAVRRQQNLSPAPADLPVPDFVELFGWCTWDAFYHEVSPAKVLEGLRAFAAAGVSPRLLILDDGWQSIKTAPGGEKVLTDWQPNARFGHDLSALVQTSKTTFGISRFLVWHALTGYWGGVCPKALPACAPRRVPRTFSPALLVQDKTGELAKWGPAVNVPSAAAVADFFENYHHHLRAQGVDGVKVDNQAVLEGVASGLGGRVPLSRAYRRALAASAQRHFDGRVLHCMSCSPEGLYLGHASLMRTSDDFWPDRAASHGQHLYNNAHASLWWGEFIRPDWDMFQSGHPRGGFHAAARVLSGGPVYVSDSPGQHDAALLRQLVLSDGSVLRADGPGCLTRDLLFTDPTREPALLKIFNRVGDTGLLGVFNAQAPRDAQPAATAASPARLTGTTGVDDVADLAGDAFVAYHARTRRLVPCDRHTRLEFDLAAGEWELITFAPVVDGCAVIGLADKLNSAAAVSSRRDTADGTITELNLRDGGEFLAWTPQPPAAVHCDGATVPFTHTTDGAVRAHLPTGAPRHVMLRWS, from the coding sequence ATGAGTTGCCCCTCCCCTTCCCCTTCGACGCATCCCCGCGCCCACCCGGCCGCCCCGACCGACGTGCTGCGCCGGATGCTGCCCGGACTGGACGTATCCGATTGGAAACTACACCCGGATGCCTGCGGCACCGGCGTCTTTCTCGCGCCCGCGGTCACTCCGCCACACCCCGCGGCTGCAGCGACGGCGACCTTTGCGCTGGGTCCCGTGGCCGGGCTGCGCCGCTTCACCGCGTCTTTTCGCTGCAGCCCCTTTTGGGTGCGGCCCACCGTCGGACTCGACATCGCCGAGGTTCCGCCGGGCACGATGTGGCTGCTCGCGGAAACCACCGCCGACACCTACGTCCTGTTCGTTCCTTTGCTGGGCGACCATTGCGCCTTCACCCTGCAGGGCGACGCCGATGGTCTGTCGCTGCACGCCGAAACCGGCGACCCCGCCGTGCCGGTCGCCGCCGAGGTGGGGTTGTTTGTCGCCAGCGGTCCCGATCCGTTTGCCTTGCTGCATCGCGCGGCCGAAGCCGTGCGCCGGCAGCAAAACCTCTCCCCCGCCCCCGCCGACCTGCCGGTGCCGGATTTCGTGGAGCTCTTCGGCTGGTGCACCTGGGATGCGTTTTACCACGAGGTCTCACCCGCCAAGGTGCTGGAGGGCTTGCGCGCCTTCGCCGCCGCCGGAGTATCACCTCGCTTGCTGATCCTCGACGACGGTTGGCAAAGCATCAAAACCGCGCCCGGCGGCGAAAAGGTGCTCACCGACTGGCAACCCAACGCCCGCTTCGGCCACGACCTCAGTGCGCTCGTGCAAACGAGTAAAACCACCTTCGGCATCTCCCGCTTCCTCGTCTGGCATGCGCTGACCGGTTACTGGGGCGGCGTCTGCCCGAAAGCGTTGCCCGCCTGCGCGCCCCGCCGCGTGCCCCGCACCTTCAGCCCCGCCCTGCTCGTCCAGGACAAGACCGGTGAACTCGCCAAGTGGGGCCCCGCCGTCAACGTGCCGAGCGCCGCCGCGGTCGCCGACTTTTTCGAGAACTATCACCACCACCTGCGCGCCCAGGGCGTCGATGGCGTGAAGGTCGATAACCAAGCGGTGCTGGAGGGCGTCGCTTCCGGCCTGGGCGGGCGCGTGCCCCTGTCCCGCGCCTACCGCCGCGCCCTGGCCGCTTCCGCCCAGCGCCACTTCGACGGTCGCGTGCTGCACTGCATGTCCTGCAGCCCGGAAGGGCTCTACCTCGGCCACGCGTCGCTCATGCGCACGTCCGACGATTTTTGGCCCGACCGCGCCGCCAGCCACGGGCAGCATCTCTACAACAACGCCCACGCCAGCCTGTGGTGGGGCGAGTTCATCCGCCCCGACTGGGACATGTTTCAATCCGGCCATCCGCGCGGCGGGTTTCACGCCGCGGCCCGCGTGCTCTCCGGCGGCCCGGTCTACGTATCCGATTCTCCAGGACAACACGACGCGGCGCTGCTGCGTCAACTCGTGCTCAGTGACGGCTCGGTTCTGCGTGCCGACGGGCCGGGTTGCCTCACCCGCGACCTGCTCTTCACCGATCCCACCCGCGAGCCCGCCTTGCTCAAGATCTTCAACCGCGTCGGCGACACCGGCCTGCTCGGCGTCTTCAACGCCCAAGCCCCGCGCGACGCGCAACCTGCAGCGACGGCAGCGTCACCGGCCCGCCTCACCGGCACCACCGGCGTGGATGATGTGGCCGATTTGGCCGGCGACGCTTTTGTCGCCTACCATGCCCGCACCCGTCGCCTCGTGCCCTGCGACCGCCACACGCGGCTGGAATTCGACCTCGCGGCCGGGGAGTGGGAACTCATCACCTTTGCCCCCGTGGTGGACGGCTGCGCCGTGATCGGGCTGGCCGACAAACTCAACAGCGCCGCCGCCGTCTCGTCCCGCCGGGACACCGCCGACGGCACCATCACCGAACTCAACCTCCGCGATGGCGGCGAGTTCCTCGCCTGGACGCCTCAACCGCCCGCCGCGGTGCACTGCGACGGCGCGACCGTGCCCTTCACGCACACGACCGACGGCGCCGTGCGCGCCCACTTGCCGACCGGAGCACCCCGCCACGTGATGCTGCGCTGGAGCTGA
- a CDS encoding Calx-beta domain-containing protein: MNRLIPTVRRRLVGLVGVMAVPLLPLHATDYYLTVNGAGAEDGSSWADAFPSSDLVTAVGALGAGDTLNIGSGTYLMGAGTVLNISSSGTAGSPKTLLGVDTGGGLPVFRGTYNVNNSALSSDIFLKFTGSTAHWVFKDFSIENYAFPVRMNLSGTTYTLRNNLVFENIDGQNCMDFFQIRNASQVTLIDCDVVRYRKKGFRYADYIEYLTFDTCSADANGGDDTFPTLSIPAGFVGGDTNDEPRIHDVTLIDCVARNNRFVQSTGTYWNGDGFSTEEATYNVTYTRCYSFDNHDGGFDDKADNVTYVSSVAIGNAKGFRYWGNNGVYINCLSAYNKNWGGTNASDGLWVGSQTNGNVGVAHVYLSTFHNNDKWALESYDNGEINVTDSILSVDGVWTNANLEEVTNDITLTNTARFKASAGYTVDPQYTAPSRTWTGTPANAFDSAVYSPTQGYYSLYAPSAGPVATISASDPAAGEPANDGAFTVSVSPAPSSPVTVNLSVSGTASAGSDYTAIASTVSVGTGGTAVVDVEVLDDSTVESAETVVVTLATGVGYDVGTQDSATVTLTDDDVAVPTITVTAIDDDAAEPYYDGKYRLTASPAPSGQLTVNVTMSGTATNGTDYKTIANYGTLTIGSSGTLDVLLDVTNDYVVEGDETAVLTVTSGSGYAVGSPASASITIVDNDVTPVVNATLVDSTAGEPSNNGKFRLKATPSPGTSLVVNIAMSGTATNGVDYVSIPATKTLSSSGVVEFVLDVNNDSIVEGDETAILTVLPGTGYTVGTSATLTITDND, from the coding sequence ATGAATCGACTCATCCCCACCGTCCGCCGACGTCTGGTCGGACTTGTTGGTGTGATGGCGGTGCCTCTGCTGCCGCTGCACGCCACGGACTATTACCTCACCGTCAACGGAGCTGGCGCCGAAGACGGCAGCTCGTGGGCGGATGCCTTTCCGTCCTCTGATTTGGTCACTGCCGTCGGCGCCCTCGGGGCCGGCGACACGCTCAACATCGGCAGCGGCACTTACCTGATGGGAGCCGGCACCGTCCTGAACATCAGTTCGAGTGGCACGGCCGGTTCGCCCAAGACGCTGCTCGGCGTCGACACCGGCGGCGGTCTGCCGGTGTTTCGCGGCACCTACAACGTGAACAACAGTGCCTTGTCATCCGACATCTTCCTCAAGTTCACCGGTTCGACGGCGCACTGGGTGTTCAAGGACTTCAGCATCGAGAACTACGCTTTTCCGGTGCGCATGAATCTCTCCGGCACGACCTATACGCTGCGCAACAACCTCGTTTTTGAGAACATCGACGGGCAGAACTGCATGGACTTCTTCCAGATCCGCAACGCTTCGCAGGTGACGTTGATCGATTGCGACGTGGTGCGTTACCGCAAGAAGGGCTTCCGTTACGCCGACTACATCGAATACCTGACCTTCGACACCTGTTCGGCCGACGCGAATGGCGGCGACGACACCTTCCCGACCTTGTCCATCCCGGCGGGGTTTGTGGGCGGTGACACCAACGACGAGCCCCGCATTCACGACGTCACGCTCATCGATTGTGTGGCGCGCAACAACCGCTTCGTGCAGTCGACCGGCACCTACTGGAACGGCGACGGGTTTTCCACCGAGGAGGCCACCTACAACGTGACCTACACCCGCTGCTACAGCTTCGACAACCACGATGGCGGCTTCGACGACAAGGCCGACAACGTCACCTACGTGAGCAGCGTCGCCATCGGCAACGCCAAGGGGTTCCGCTACTGGGGCAACAACGGCGTCTACATCAACTGCCTCTCGGCCTATAACAAAAATTGGGGCGGCACCAATGCCTCCGACGGTCTGTGGGTGGGCTCGCAGACCAATGGCAACGTGGGCGTCGCGCACGTTTACCTGTCGACCTTTCACAACAACGACAAGTGGGCGCTGGAGTCCTACGACAATGGCGAGATCAACGTCACCGATTCGATCCTCTCGGTCGATGGAGTCTGGACCAACGCCAATCTCGAAGAGGTGACGAACGACATCACCCTGACCAATACGGCCCGCTTCAAGGCGAGCGCGGGCTACACGGTCGACCCGCAATACACCGCGCCCTCGCGCACCTGGACGGGGACCCCGGCCAACGCGTTCGACAGCGCGGTCTATTCGCCAACCCAGGGGTATTACAGTCTCTACGCGCCCAGCGCCGGCCCGGTCGCCACGATCAGCGCGAGTGATCCGGCCGCCGGCGAACCGGCCAACGACGGGGCGTTTACGGTCTCCGTTTCGCCGGCTCCCAGCTCGCCGGTTACGGTCAACCTGAGCGTGAGCGGCACGGCGAGTGCGGGCAGCGACTACACGGCCATCGCCAGCACGGTGTCCGTGGGCACCGGCGGCACCGCCGTGGTCGACGTGGAGGTCCTCGACGACAGCACGGTGGAAAGCGCAGAGACCGTGGTGGTGACGCTTGCGACCGGGGTCGGCTACGACGTCGGCACGCAGGACAGCGCGACCGTGACCCTCACCGACGACGATGTGGCGGTGCCCACGATCACCGTCACCGCCATCGATGACGATGCCGCCGAGCCGTATTACGATGGCAAATACAGGCTAACGGCCAGTCCCGCTCCGTCGGGGCAGTTGACCGTGAACGTGACCATGAGTGGGACCGCCACCAACGGCACCGACTACAAAACCATCGCCAACTACGGCACGCTCACCATCGGCTCCAGCGGCACGCTCGATGTGCTGCTGGATGTGACCAACGACTACGTGGTGGAAGGCGACGAGACCGCGGTGCTCACCGTGACTTCCGGCTCGGGTTACGCGGTGGGCAGTCCGGCCAGCGCGTCGATTACGATCGTCGACAACGACGTCACGCCCGTGGTGAACGCCACGTTGGTTGACAGCACGGCGGGGGAGCCGAGCAACAACGGCAAGTTCCGCCTCAAGGCCACGCCGTCGCCGGGCACCTCCCTGGTGGTGAACATCGCGATGAGCGGCACGGCGACCAACGGCGTCGACTACGTGTCCATCCCCGCGACCAAGACACTGTCGAGCAGCGGCGTGGTCGAGTTTGTGCTCGATGTGAACAACGACTCGATCGTGGAGGGCGATGAGACGGCCATCCTCACGGTGCTGCCCGGCACGGGTTACACTGTGGGCACCAGCGCCACCCTCACGATCACGGACAACGACTGA
- a CDS encoding 1-acyl-sn-glycerol-3-phosphate acyltransferase, producing MSAGAGTSWLGRMARGLVHGVARFYYPRIEVTGAVPEDGPVLLVANHPNSLLDPVLLGVAARRPVRLMAKAPLFTMPVFGRIMHALGMIPAYRGSDGGGRAEVKKNLESLAQAAAALGEGGGSVVGIFPEGKSHDDVQVALVRSGAARMAMAAVEAGVRGLRVVPVGINYERKERFRTAVWIQVGAAIEVDALLAEHEGDGRAAMRALTPVIDAALKDVVVHLEEAQWEPLLEEVEGLLPARRGLRVEGVLKLRKRVADAINHYHRADRARAEAMAARVEAWRARRQASGLPADARFFRQPLARRLVAVAWDAVRLVVALGLGSAGLLHHLVPHGITRVVAARFDHPGRVTVALHRVLVGVPVYGLWYAGVAVAMLRYFMPWVAVTWLALMPAAGLCAIWVGRRLRVVLPIWWAEVKLLLQRRRVVALRRERAELVEALLAMAADFPGAETAGREVERKLWRPPLWVSGVIAAALSSVALVVGGWLLRDRPLEWRQTDAPALHQLEPAVLAERMGADERGLVAVIDGLADLEARFRVFEKQLHAGERSYYRPEDDDEMRRMLVSYLSLRQALLRTVWRYQRYAQVGDERLRLRALLLHYAAAAVVYDYSARFVLAFEGSETAIRKLNEAEPRWGVPAGVYDRIRANLANIAHRRWLEAGWRHYHETLPAWESVGLGPGGEDVVAARLHAAIAEAGARTAALSERILVYKVATAMSDAKAAVGGSYYRASAAISTLIGDAKIRAPREGKTLVTPELLERLQPLLQPGDILIERRNWYMSNAFLPGYWPHAALYVGTAEDVRALGLAEDPAVAAKLAEFAGTDAAGHAFAVIEAMSEGVVFTSIEHSIGEADAVAVLRPRLSVEQKRTAIARAFSHAGKPYDFDFDFFSSDRLVCTEVVYRSYGDMLEIPLVEILGRQTLPAIEIVRVWAEESVRADAGEGEGADAGGQFEFIALLDGDEEAGTCTWADAATLRESLGRPALTWFN from the coding sequence ATGAGCGCGGGGGCAGGCACCTCCTGGCTGGGTCGTATGGCGCGGGGGTTGGTGCATGGTGTAGCGCGTTTTTATTATCCGCGCATCGAGGTGACCGGCGCGGTGCCGGAGGACGGGCCGGTGCTGTTGGTGGCGAATCATCCCAACTCGTTGCTCGATCCGGTGCTGCTGGGGGTGGCCGCGCGACGGCCGGTGCGGCTGATGGCGAAGGCGCCGCTGTTTACGATGCCGGTATTTGGGCGGATCATGCACGCGCTGGGCATGATCCCGGCCTATCGTGGCAGCGATGGGGGCGGGCGCGCGGAGGTGAAGAAGAACCTGGAATCGTTGGCGCAGGCGGCGGCCGCGTTGGGCGAGGGGGGGGGATCGGTGGTGGGCATTTTTCCGGAGGGGAAAAGTCACGACGACGTGCAGGTGGCGTTGGTGCGATCGGGCGCGGCGCGCATGGCCATGGCGGCGGTGGAGGCGGGCGTGCGCGGCCTGCGGGTGGTGCCGGTGGGCATCAACTACGAGCGCAAGGAACGCTTTCGCACGGCGGTGTGGATTCAGGTGGGCGCGGCGATCGAGGTGGATGCCTTGTTGGCCGAGCACGAGGGCGACGGGCGGGCGGCGATGCGGGCGCTCACGCCGGTGATCGATGCGGCGCTGAAGGACGTGGTGGTGCACCTCGAGGAGGCGCAGTGGGAACCGCTGTTGGAGGAAGTGGAAGGGCTGTTGCCGGCGCGGCGCGGGCTGCGGGTGGAAGGCGTGTTGAAGCTGCGCAAGCGGGTGGCGGATGCGATCAACCACTATCATCGGGCCGACCGGGCGCGGGCGGAGGCAATGGCGGCGCGGGTGGAGGCTTGGCGGGCGCGGCGGCAGGCGAGTGGGTTGCCGGCGGACGCGCGGTTTTTTCGGCAACCGCTGGCGCGGCGTTTGGTGGCGGTGGCGTGGGATGCGGTGCGGCTGGTGGTGGCGCTGGGGTTGGGTTCGGCGGGGTTGTTGCATCACCTCGTGCCGCATGGGATCACGCGGGTGGTGGCGGCGCGGTTTGATCATCCGGGGCGGGTGACGGTGGCGTTGCACCGGGTGCTGGTGGGCGTGCCGGTGTATGGGCTGTGGTATGCGGGGGTGGCGGTGGCGATGCTGCGCTACTTCATGCCGTGGGTGGCGGTGACGTGGCTGGCGTTGATGCCGGCGGCGGGGCTGTGCGCGATCTGGGTGGGGCGGCGTCTGCGGGTGGTGCTGCCGATCTGGTGGGCGGAGGTGAAACTCTTGCTGCAGCGGCGGCGGGTGGTCGCGTTGCGGCGCGAGCGGGCGGAGTTGGTGGAGGCGTTGCTAGCGATGGCGGCGGACTTTCCGGGCGCGGAGACGGCTGGGCGGGAAGTGGAGCGCAAGCTGTGGCGTCCGCCGCTGTGGGTGAGTGGAGTGATTGCGGCGGCGCTGAGCAGTGTGGCGCTGGTGGTGGGTGGCTGGCTGCTGCGGGATCGGCCGCTGGAGTGGCGGCAGACGGACGCGCCGGCGCTGCATCAGTTGGAGCCGGCGGTGTTGGCGGAGCGGATGGGCGCGGATGAACGCGGACTGGTGGCGGTGATCGACGGACTGGCGGACCTGGAGGCGCGCTTCCGAGTATTCGAAAAGCAATTACACGCGGGGGAGCGCAGTTATTATCGGCCGGAGGACGACGATGAGATGCGGCGCATGTTGGTGAGTTACCTGTCGCTGCGGCAGGCGCTGTTGCGGACGGTGTGGCGGTATCAGCGTTATGCGCAGGTGGGTGATGAGCGGCTGCGGTTGCGGGCGCTGCTGCTGCACTACGCGGCGGCGGCGGTGGTTTACGATTATTCGGCGCGCTTTGTGTTGGCCTTTGAAGGCAGTGAGACCGCGATCCGGAAACTGAATGAAGCGGAGCCGCGCTGGGGCGTGCCGGCGGGGGTGTATGATCGGATCCGCGCCAACCTGGCGAACATCGCGCACCGGCGGTGGTTGGAGGCTGGGTGGCGGCATTATCATGAGACGTTGCCGGCGTGGGAGTCGGTGGGGTTGGGGCCGGGCGGCGAGGATGTGGTCGCGGCGCGGTTGCATGCGGCAATTGCGGAGGCGGGGGCGCGGACGGCGGCGCTGAGTGAACGCATCCTGGTCTACAAGGTGGCGACGGCGATGAGTGACGCGAAGGCGGCGGTGGGGGGCAGCTATTATCGGGCGAGCGCGGCGATCTCGACCCTGATCGGGGATGCGAAGATTCGGGCGCCGCGGGAGGGGAAGACGCTGGTGACGCCGGAGTTGTTGGAGCGGCTGCAGCCGCTGTTGCAGCCGGGGGACATTTTGATCGAGCGGCGCAACTGGTATATGTCGAACGCCTTCCTGCCGGGGTATTGGCCGCACGCGGCGCTGTATGTGGGCACGGCGGAGGACGTGCGGGCGCTGGGGCTGGCGGAGGATCCGGCGGTGGCGGCGAAGCTGGCGGAGTTTGCCGGAACGGATGCGGCGGGACACGCCTTTGCGGTGATCGAAGCGATGAGCGAAGGGGTGGTGTTTACCTCGATCGAGCACTCGATCGGTGAGGCGGATGCGGTGGCGGTGCTGCGTCCGCGTTTATCGGTGGAGCAGAAACGCACGGCGATCGCGCGGGCGTTTTCCCATGCGGGCAAACCGTATGATTTTGATTTCGATTTCTTCAGCAGTGACCGGCTGGTGTGCACCGAAGTGGTGTATCGGAGTTATGGGGACATGCTGGAGATCCCGCTGGTGGAGATTCTCGGGCGGCAGACCCTGCCGGCGATTGAGATCGTGCGGGTGTGGGCGGAGGAGTCGGTGCGTGCTGATGCGGGCGAGGGGGAGGGCGCAGACGCGGGCGGCCAGTTTGAGTTTATCGCGCTTTTGGATGGCGACGAGGAGGCCGGGACCTGCACGTGGGCGGATGCGGCGACCTTGCGGGAGTCGTTGGGGCGGCCGGCGCTGACGTGGTTTAATTGA
- a CDS encoding metallopeptidase family protein: protein MSPAQLRTLAAEEVAATLADLPPELRPHVDRIPVLYHDRPSAEILGAEFEPDILGLFVGPPHGEDTGDRNDMPTQILLFLGNLWDFAEHDREIFLDEVHVTFLHELGHYFGWDEDDLAERELD from the coding sequence ATGTCCCCCGCTCAACTCCGCACCCTCGCCGCCGAAGAAGTTGCTGCCACCCTCGCCGATCTTCCGCCGGAGCTGCGCCCGCACGTCGACCGCATCCCCGTGCTCTACCATGACCGCCCCAGCGCGGAGATCCTCGGCGCCGAGTTTGAGCCCGACATCCTCGGCCTCTTCGTCGGCCCGCCCCACGGCGAGGACACCGGCGACCGCAACGACATGCCCACCCAGATCCTGCTCTTCCTCGGCAACCTCTGGGACTTCGCCGAACACGACCGCGAAATCTTCCTCGATGAGGTCCACGTCACCTTCCTCCACGAACTCGGCCACTACTTCGGCTGGGACGAAGATGACCTCGCCGAACGTGAACTTGATTGA
- a CDS encoding lipid-binding SYLF domain-containing protein, producing MKRFLILALIAFSFAGALRAERSMPRKDYVTRIESCEAIIREFQASADYQIPQAVLQNAQAIVITNQFKAGFLFGVKDGYGVIMVRRPDGSWSIPAMLSAGEASFGLQIGANSVETVYILNDVDIARRLYKGRFNIGVDAAAIAGPRVAETTKINREILAAPILVYTKKTGLFAGATVKTGWIAANNVGNRAFYETRYGLPEILFGDWVALQPEAEPLHQYIAQITQ from the coding sequence ATGAAGCGTTTCCTCATCCTCGCCCTCATTGCCTTCAGCTTCGCTGGTGCCCTCCGCGCCGAGCGCAGCATGCCGCGCAAAGACTACGTCACCCGCATCGAATCCTGCGAAGCGATCATCCGCGAGTTCCAGGCCAGCGCCGACTACCAGATCCCTCAAGCCGTCCTCCAAAACGCCCAGGCCATCGTCATCACCAACCAGTTTAAGGCCGGCTTCCTCTTCGGTGTGAAGGACGGTTACGGCGTGATCATGGTGCGCCGCCCCGACGGCTCTTGGAGCATCCCCGCCATGCTCTCGGCCGGTGAAGCCAGCTTCGGCCTCCAGATCGGGGCCAACTCCGTCGAGACGGTCTACATTCTCAACGACGTCGACATCGCCCGCCGCCTCTACAAGGGCCGTTTCAACATCGGCGTCGACGCCGCCGCCATCGCCGGCCCCCGCGTCGCCGAGACCACCAAAATCAACCGCGAGATCCTCGCCGCCCCCATCCTCGTTTACACCAAGAAGACCGGCCTCTTCGCCGGCGCCACCGTCAAGACGGGCTGGATCGCCGCCAACAACGTCGGCAACCGCGCCTTCTACGAGACCCGCTACGGCCTCCCCGAAATCCTCTTCGGCGACTGGGTCGCCCTCCAACCCGAGGCCGAACCCCTCCACCAATACATCGCCCAAATCACCCAGTAA